CCGCCGTAGGCGCCGAGCAGGTCAAGCCCGGCCTTGTCGCCGAACAGGTGGTACTTGGTCAGGTACAGCAGCAGCAGCGCCTTCATGCCGTAGAAGGAGAAGCGCTCCCACATTTCGGTGAAGAAGCAGACGTAGACGCCTTTCGGGTGACCGAGGAAATCGTCGGAAGCAGGCTGGGCAGTGGTGGTCATCGGGCCGAAGGCGACAAAACAGGGCGCGATTATCACCGTTCGGACCGCGCGCAGCCACGCCAGTGATATAACATTACAAGTCGCCTTGCCCGTCCCGGCGACCGACCTTGCCGATCACGGCGGATCGGGCATGCCATTCGGCACGGGTTGCCTTGTTTTGGCTTGAACGCTAGGTTTGACAGGATTTTTTGCCAACAGGGGCATCCATGAACAACAACGACGCTGCGCCCAAACAGCTCACGCTCCGCGCGGTGGTGCTGGCCATCGTGCTGGCGGTGATCCTGTCGGCGGCCAACGCCTACCTGGGTCTGTTCGCCGGCCTGACCATCGCCACCGCGATCCCGGCGGCGGTGATTTCGATGGGGGTGCTGCGCCTGCTCGGCGGCGGCACGATCCTGGAGAACAACATCGTGCAGACCGGCGCCTCGGCCGGTTCGTCGATCGCTGCCGGCGTGATCTTCACGATCCCGGCGCTGGTCATCATGGGCTATTGGCCGGACTTCAAGTACTGGTGGGTGCTCGGCATCGCCGGCCTGGGTGGCCTGCTCGGCGTGCTGTTCTCGGTGCCGCTGCGACGTTCGATGATCGTCGAAGACCCGCTGCCGTTCCCGGAAGGCAAGGCCGCGGCCGAAGTGCTCAAGGCCGGTGAGAACCCGGGCCCGGGCCTGAAGATCCTCGGCCTGTCGGCGGTGATCGGCGCGGTGGTGAAGGTGGCGGCTGCAAGCGGCATGCGCCTGATCCCGGACGCCTGGGCGACCTCGGCGTACGTGGGCAGCTCCAAGGTCACCGCCTTCATCGGCACCAACCTGTCGCCGGCGCTGCTGGGCGTGGGCTACATCGTCGGCCTGAACGTCGGCATCGTGGTGGTGTCCGGCTCGATCCTGACCTGGCACATCGCCATTCCGCTGTACCAGGCGTTTTTCCTCGACACCGATCCCGGCCTGGCCGCATCGATCGCCACCGCCTCGTCCACCGACGCGGCGTTCGCCATCTGGAGCGCGAAGATGCGCTACCTGGGCGTGGGCGCGATGCTGATCGGCGGTATCTGGACCCTGATCTCGCTGCGCAAGTCGCTGCTCAATGGCGTCAAGAGCGGTTTCGCCGCGGCTCGCAAGAGCGGTGGCCCGGTCGTGGCGCACACCGAGCGCGACCTGCCGATGAAGTGGATGCTGGTGGCGCTGGTGGTGTTCACCCTGCCGCTGCTGGCGCTGTACCAGGCCATCGTCGGCCAGTGGCACGTCTCGATCCCGATGACCATCATCATGATCGTGGCCGGCTTCCTGTTCGTCTCGGTCTCGGCCTACCTGGCCGGCCTGATCGGCTCGTCCAACAACCCGGTCTCGGGCATCACCATCTCCACCATCCTGTTCGCCTCGGCGGTGCTGGTGGTGCTGCTGGGCAAGAGCGGCCTGACCCCGGTCGGCATCGGCGGTGCCCCGCTGGGCGCGGTGGCGGCGATCATGATCGGCGCGGTGGTGTGCTGCGCCGCAGCAGTGGGTGGCGACAACCTGCAGGACCTCAAGGCCGGCTACATCGTCGGTGCCACCCCGTGGAAGCAGCAGCTGATGCTGGGCATCGGCGCGTTCTCGTGCGCGCTGATCATGGCCCCGGTGCTGAACCTGCTGGCCACCGCCTACGGCATCGGTGCGCCGACCGCCGAGCATCCCAACGCGCTGGCGGCCCCGCAGGCCAACCTGATGGCCTCGGTGGCCAAGGGCCTGTTCGGCGGCCAGCTGCCGTGGGACTTCATCGCCATCGGTGCGGGCATCGGTGCGGCCATCATCGCCTTCGACAGCTGGCTGAAGGCGCGTGGTTCGCGCTTCCGCGTGCCGGTGCTGGCCGCGGCCATCGGTATCTACCTGCCGCTGGAACTGATGGTGCCGATCTTCCTCGGCGGCCTGATCTCCTACCTGGTCGAGCGCTTCCACAAGGTGCGTGCCGACGACGAAGAAGGCCGCGACCGCGTGCACAAGCCGGGCGTGCTGTTCGCCGCCGGCCTGATCACCGGTGAGGCGCTGATGGGCATCGCCATTGCGATCCCGATCGTGGCCAGTGGCCGCGCCGACGTGCTGGCGGTGCCGTTCAGCCTGCCGGCCGCGCAGTGGATCGGCCTGGCCGTGCTGTTCCTGGTGGGCTGGCTGATCTACCGGACCGGCAAGAAAGCCCATTCGGTCTGATCCGGCCGCTGATTGAACTCGACAAACCCCGCTCCGGCGGGGTTTGTTTTACCCATGACGTGTGGCCTTTGCACCGAGGGCATTTGCGACATTACCATCGGCGTTTTGCCGTTCCGCGGAGAACCCGATGAAGCTTCGTTACGCCCTGTTGCCGTTGTGCCTGCTGACCGCGCTGCCGTCGCTGGCTGCGACGCGTGGCCTGGATGTGCGCGACATGATCGCGCTGGATCGGGTTTCGGCCCCGCTGCTGACCGCCGATGGCGGCAACGTGGTGTTCGCCAAGCGCGTGCTCGGCAGCGACAGCAAGGCGAGCACCGGCCTGTTCATCCGCAACCTGCGTACCCGCGATGCCGCGCCGCCGAAGCCGCTCACCCCGGCCGGCTGGAACGTCAATTCGGCCGCGCTCTCGGCCGACGGCCAGACCGTGTACTTCCTCAGCGCCAAGGGCGGCAGCCAGCAGTTGTACGCGATGCCGCTGGCCGGCGGAGCGCCGCGCCAGCTGACCGACTTCGCGGTGGACGTGGACAGCTACCAGATCTCGCCGCAGGGCGACCGCGTGGCGTTCAGCGCCGGCGTGTTCCAGGACTGCGGTTCGGACCTGGCCTGCACCAGCAAGAAGCTCGACGCACACAAGGCGCGCAAGAACACCGGCGAGGTGTTCGACAGCCTGTTCGTGCGCCATTGGGACACCTGGAACGACGGCCGCCGCAACACCCTGTTCGTGGCCCCGCTGCCGACCGGCAAGGCGGCCGCAGTGAAGGGCGCTTCGGCGATCAGCGCCACCCTGGCCGGCGATGCGCCGTCCAAGCCGTTCGGTGGCAATGACGATTTCACCTGGGCACCGGACGGCAAGTCCGTGGTGGCCAGCATCCGCGTAGCCGGCCGCGAAGAGGCCTGGTCGACCAACTTCGACCTGTACCGCCTGGACGCCGACGGCAAGCAGGCGCCGGTCAACCTGACCGCCGCCAACCCGGCCTGGGATGCCGGCCCGGTGTTCAGTGCCGACGGCAACACCCTGTACTACCGCGCCATGAAGCGCCCGGGCTTCGAAGCCGACCGCTTCGGCGTGATGGCAATGGATCTGGCCTCGGGCAAGACCCGCGAAATTGCGCCGGGCTGGGACCGTTCGGCCGGCGAAGTGGTGCTGTCCGAAGATGGCAAGAGCTTCTACACCGCGGCCGATGACCTCGGCGAACACCGCCTGTTCAACATCGACATCGCGACCGGCAAGCCCACCGTGGTGGCCGAGGGCGGCAGCATCGGTTCGCCGGTGATCGCCGGTGGCACGCTGGCGTACACGAAGAACAGCCTCAAGAGCGGCGACCAGATCGTGGTGGCCGGCGTCGACGGCAGCAGCCCGCGCGAGATCACTCCGAGCGCGAGCCAGATGCTGCCGGACGTGGCCTTCGGCGACTACGAGCAGTTCCAGTTCAAGGGCTGGAACAACGAAACCGTGCACGGTTACGTGGTCAAGCCGTACAACTACCAGGAAGGCAAGCGCTATCCGGTGGCGTTCCTGATCCACGGTGGCCCGCAGGGCAGCTTCGGCAACGGCTGGAGCTACCGCTGGAACCCGCAGACCTACGCGGGCCAGGGCTACGCCGTGGTGATGATCGATTTCCACGGGTCCACCGGTTACGGCCAGGCGTTCACCGACGCGATCAGCCAGCACTGGGGCGACCGCCCGCTGGAAGACCTGCAGAAGGGCTGGGCGGCTGCGCAGAAGCAGTACCCGTTCCTCAACGGCGACAAGGCCTGTGCGCTGGGCGCCAGCTACGGCGGCTTCATGGTCAACTGGATCGCCGGCAACTGGAACGAGCCGTGGAAGTGCCTGGTCAACCATGACGGCGTGTTCGACCAGCGCATGATGGGTTACGCCACCGAAGAGCTGTGGTTCACCGAGTGGGAGCAGGGCGGCACGCCGTTCGCCAAGCCGGAGAACTACGAGCGCTTCAACCCGGTCAACCACGTGGCCGACTGGAAGAAGCCGATCCTGATCATCCACGGCCAGCTCGACTTCCGCATTCCGGTCGAACAGGGCCTGGGTGCGTTCACCGCCGCGCAGCGCCAGGGCATCGAATCGAAGTTCCTGTACTTCCCGGACGAGAACCATTGGGTGCTGAAGCCGCAGAACAGCGTGCAGTGGCATGACACGGTGAACGGCTGGTTGAAGCAGCACATCGGCAACTGATTCTTCGGCGCATCAAACCGTAGCGCCGGCCGCTGGCCGGCTCCACGCGATATCGGGAGCCGGCCAGCGGCCGGCACTACGATCCGTTGCACCCATCGAGAACCCCCTGCATGCCCCTGATCCAGAACGACATCGTCGTCTTCGGTTTGATCGCCGCTACCCTGGGCGCCGTGTTCTGGACCGCCTCGCGCGAGCAGGGGCTGTGGAAGCGTTTCTATACCTTCGTGCCGGCGCTGCTGCTGTGCTACATGATTCCCGGCGTCTACAACACGATCGGGTTGATCGACGGGCAGAACACCCGCCTGTACAACCCGGTCGCGCGTGACATCCTGCTGCCCGCCGCGCTGGTGCTGTTGACCCTGGCGGTGGACATCAAGGGCATCCTGCGGCTGGGCCCGAAGCTGATCGTGATGTACCTGGGCGCATCGTTCAGCATCATGCTGGGCGCGGTGGTGGCCTTCATGCTGATGAAGTGGGTGCATCCGGAAACCGTGGCCGGTGATACCTGGTCGGGCATGGCGGCGCTGGCCGGCAGCTGGATCGGCGGTGGCGCCAACATGCTGGCGATGCGCGAAGTGTTCGACGTCAACGCCACCACCTTCGGCCAGTTCGCGGTGGTGGACGTGGGCGTGGGCTATGTGTGGATGGCGGTGCTGATCTTCCTGGCCGGGCGCGCGGCGACGATCGATGCGCGCACCGGGGCCGATACCTCGGCGATCGACGAACTGAAGCTGCGCATCGAGAAGTTCCAGGCCGAGCACGAGCGGGTGGCCAGCCTGACCGACCTGATGCTGATCGTGGCGGTGGCGTTCGGCACCGTGGGGCTGTCGCATGCGATTGCCGGGCCGGTCTCGGCCTGGTTCAAGGGCCATGTGGCGTGGGCGCCGCAGTTCAGCCTGGACGCGCCGTTCGTCTGGGTGGTGGTGATCTCCACCACCTGC
This portion of the Stenotrophomonas aracearum genome encodes:
- a CDS encoding OPT family oligopeptide transporter — encoded protein: MNNNDAAPKQLTLRAVVLAIVLAVILSAANAYLGLFAGLTIATAIPAAVISMGVLRLLGGGTILENNIVQTGASAGSSIAAGVIFTIPALVIMGYWPDFKYWWVLGIAGLGGLLGVLFSVPLRRSMIVEDPLPFPEGKAAAEVLKAGENPGPGLKILGLSAVIGAVVKVAAASGMRLIPDAWATSAYVGSSKVTAFIGTNLSPALLGVGYIVGLNVGIVVVSGSILTWHIAIPLYQAFFLDTDPGLAASIATASSTDAAFAIWSAKMRYLGVGAMLIGGIWTLISLRKSLLNGVKSGFAAARKSGGPVVAHTERDLPMKWMLVALVVFTLPLLALYQAIVGQWHVSIPMTIIMIVAGFLFVSVSAYLAGLIGSSNNPVSGITISTILFASAVLVVLLGKSGLTPVGIGGAPLGAVAAIMIGAVVCCAAAVGGDNLQDLKAGYIVGATPWKQQLMLGIGAFSCALIMAPVLNLLATAYGIGAPTAEHPNALAAPQANLMASVAKGLFGGQLPWDFIAIGAGIGAAIIAFDSWLKARGSRFRVPVLAAAIGIYLPLELMVPIFLGGLISYLVERFHKVRADDEEGRDRVHKPGVLFAAGLITGEALMGIAIAIPIVASGRADVLAVPFSLPAAQWIGLAVLFLVGWLIYRTGKKAHSV
- a CDS encoding S9 family peptidase, with product MKLRYALLPLCLLTALPSLAATRGLDVRDMIALDRVSAPLLTADGGNVVFAKRVLGSDSKASTGLFIRNLRTRDAAPPKPLTPAGWNVNSAALSADGQTVYFLSAKGGSQQLYAMPLAGGAPRQLTDFAVDVDSYQISPQGDRVAFSAGVFQDCGSDLACTSKKLDAHKARKNTGEVFDSLFVRHWDTWNDGRRNTLFVAPLPTGKAAAVKGASAISATLAGDAPSKPFGGNDDFTWAPDGKSVVASIRVAGREEAWSTNFDLYRLDADGKQAPVNLTAANPAWDAGPVFSADGNTLYYRAMKRPGFEADRFGVMAMDLASGKTREIAPGWDRSAGEVVLSEDGKSFYTAADDLGEHRLFNIDIATGKPTVVAEGGSIGSPVIAGGTLAYTKNSLKSGDQIVVAGVDGSSPREITPSASQMLPDVAFGDYEQFQFKGWNNETVHGYVVKPYNYQEGKRYPVAFLIHGGPQGSFGNGWSYRWNPQTYAGQGYAVVMIDFHGSTGYGQAFTDAISQHWGDRPLEDLQKGWAAAQKQYPFLNGDKACALGASYGGFMVNWIAGNWNEPWKCLVNHDGVFDQRMMGYATEELWFTEWEQGGTPFAKPENYERFNPVNHVADWKKPILIIHGQLDFRIPVEQGLGAFTAAQRQGIESKFLYFPDENHWVLKPQNSVQWHDTVNGWLKQHIGN
- a CDS encoding DUF819 domain-containing protein, giving the protein MPLIQNDIVVFGLIAATLGAVFWTASREQGLWKRFYTFVPALLLCYMIPGVYNTIGLIDGQNTRLYNPVARDILLPAALVLLTLAVDIKGILRLGPKLIVMYLGASFSIMLGAVVAFMLMKWVHPETVAGDTWSGMAALAGSWIGGGANMLAMREVFDVNATTFGQFAVVDVGVGYVWMAVLIFLAGRAATIDARTGADTSAIDELKLRIEKFQAEHERVASLTDLMLIVAVAFGTVGLSHAIAGPVSAWFKGHVAWAPQFSLDAPFVWVVVISTTCGLALSFTKARNLEGAGASKLGSLLLYFLIACIGMQMDLLALLQRPWLFALGLIWIAVHIALLLALAMALKVPFFYFAIGSQSNIGGPASAPVVAAAFHPSLAPVGVLLGTMGYATGTYLAYIVGITLRALAGAG